The following proteins are co-located in the Toxotes jaculatrix isolate fToxJac2 chromosome 9, fToxJac2.pri, whole genome shotgun sequence genome:
- the fxyd6 gene encoding FXYD domain-containing ion transport regulator 6, whose product METILFFFSSLLVCVAAVADPSAKDGKEEVHNPFIYDYESLRIGGLAFAVVLFTLGILLILSRRCRCSINQKPRAPGDEEAQEENLIVSKAAAVAKETPAEN is encoded by the exons atggaaactattttgttcttcttctcttcactcCTGGTGTGTGTGGCTG CTGTAGCAGACCCCAGTGCAAAGG ATGGCAAGGAGGAAGTTCATAACCCATTTATTTATG ACTATGAGAGTCTCAGGATTGGGGGATTGGCTTTTGCTGTGGTGCTGTTCACACTGGGCATTCTTCTCATCCTCA GTCGGCGGTGCCGCTGCAGTATCAACCAGAAGCCCAG GGCCCCTGGAGATGAAGAGGCACAGGAGGAGAACCTGATTGTCTCCAAGg ctgcagcagttgcCAAAGAGACTCCAGCAGAGAACTGA